A portion of the Acidisarcina polymorpha genome contains these proteins:
- a CDS encoding primary-amine oxidase: protein MWTEYKEQATTECVEEAAGKTDHRHPLEPLSAAELKIAVSVLQAGGEFLATTRIISITLKEPGKALVYRWPDNPRIDRQATAVTLDNATREVKTVDLNLTRQEIVQIIIAPEGSQPTLTVDEQVECEQAVLNSPLFKDALKRQYGLNDTSLVMVDIWSAGNYGAEEESTQRLTRPLCFLRAEANDNGYARPIEGLRPVVDINKMEVIRVEEYGKWELPPNGCNYAAGQILFRNEHLRPLHISQPEGPGFSLVNHCIRWQDWELVIGFSAREGLTLHNICYQDGARKRSILYRASMDEMVVPYGDPAPTQARKNAFDVGEYGMGACANSLRLGCDCLGHIEYLDAHLASSRGEVYTIPNAICIHEEDFGILWKHTDRRLADRPEVRRSRRLVISSISTVENYEYGFFWYFYLDGNIQFEIKLTGILSLGTVREGESPKYGTMIAPLLYAPNHQHFFNARLDFDIDGERNTVYQVDVIAGAGGDDNPFHNAFYAQSKALTRESEAKANLDITAARTWRIVNPNVKNATGEPVGYKFFPGDNAVPFASPEAWWRKRAGFVDHHVWVTPFSESEQFAAGDFPNQSRGGDGLPAWTARDRGIADQDVVFWYTFGHTHLPRLEDYPVMPTAYIGFLLKPSGFFDHNPANDLPPSSVEGVNGSQSNGCCAESSHQFNEGAD from the coding sequence ATGTGGACTGAATACAAAGAGCAGGCAACTACGGAGTGCGTCGAAGAGGCGGCTGGCAAAACAGACCACAGACACCCGCTTGAACCCTTGTCGGCGGCTGAACTTAAGATCGCTGTGTCCGTGCTCCAGGCCGGCGGCGAATTCCTCGCAACCACTCGCATTATCAGTATCACCCTCAAAGAGCCGGGGAAGGCGCTCGTCTACCGGTGGCCCGACAACCCGCGAATTGATCGCCAAGCAACCGCAGTCACACTCGACAATGCCACGCGAGAAGTCAAGACCGTGGACCTCAATCTGACTCGGCAGGAAATCGTGCAGATCATCATTGCGCCTGAGGGCTCGCAGCCGACACTGACGGTCGACGAACAAGTCGAGTGCGAGCAGGCCGTGTTGAATAGCCCACTTTTCAAGGACGCACTGAAGCGCCAGTATGGGTTAAACGACACCTCTTTGGTCATGGTAGATATCTGGAGCGCGGGTAATTATGGGGCTGAGGAGGAGTCTACGCAACGTCTCACGAGGCCGCTGTGCTTCCTCCGCGCCGAGGCAAACGACAATGGCTATGCGCGTCCAATCGAAGGCCTTCGTCCAGTTGTGGATATCAACAAGATGGAGGTCATCCGAGTTGAGGAGTACGGCAAATGGGAGCTGCCTCCCAACGGGTGCAATTATGCTGCGGGGCAGATCCTCTTTCGCAATGAGCACTTGCGTCCTTTGCACATTTCCCAGCCTGAAGGCCCTGGATTCAGCCTCGTCAATCACTGTATTCGTTGGCAAGACTGGGAACTGGTGATCGGCTTCAGCGCACGCGAGGGCCTGACACTGCATAACATCTGTTATCAGGATGGTGCCAGGAAGCGCTCAATTCTTTATCGCGCCTCCATGGACGAAATGGTTGTGCCCTATGGTGACCCGGCTCCGACACAGGCGCGCAAGAATGCGTTCGACGTTGGAGAGTACGGCATGGGTGCTTGCGCCAACAGTCTGCGGCTCGGCTGTGACTGCCTCGGCCATATCGAATATCTCGACGCTCATCTTGCGAGTAGCCGCGGCGAGGTTTACACAATCCCCAATGCGATCTGTATCCACGAAGAGGACTTTGGAATTTTATGGAAGCACACGGACCGGCGTTTGGCCGACCGTCCAGAGGTGCGCCGCTCCCGCAGGCTTGTGATCTCTTCGATCTCGACAGTTGAGAACTATGAGTATGGCTTCTTCTGGTATTTCTATCTCGACGGCAATATCCAGTTCGAGATCAAGTTGACCGGAATCCTCTCTTTGGGAACGGTTCGGGAAGGCGAGTCGCCGAAGTATGGCACGATGATCGCCCCTTTGCTTTATGCTCCCAACCATCAGCACTTTTTCAACGCCCGCCTAGACTTCGACATCGATGGAGAGAGGAACACCGTTTACCAAGTAGATGTGATTGCCGGTGCCGGGGGCGACGACAATCCATTCCACAACGCGTTTTACGCGCAATCCAAAGCGCTGACACGGGAGAGCGAGGCCAAAGCGAATCTCGACATCACAGCCGCGCGTACGTGGAGGATCGTCAATCCCAACGTGAAGAACGCCACCGGCGAGCCAGTCGGATATAAGTTCTTTCCGGGCGACAATGCGGTGCCCTTTGCCTCGCCCGAGGCATGGTGGAGAAAGCGCGCCGGCTTTGTCGACCATCACGTCTGGGTGACACCTTTCTCTGAATCGGAACAGTTTGCTGCGGGTGACTTCCCCAACCAGAGCAGGGGTGGAGATGGGTTGCCAGCATGGACAGCGCGGGACCGCGGGATAGCCGATCAGGATGTAGTTTTCTGGTACACCTTCGGGCACACTCACCTCCCACGTCTCGAGGACTATCCGGTGATGCCGACGGCCTACATCGGGTTTCTTTTAAAGCCCAGCGGGTTTTTCGATCATAACCCTGCCAATGACCTGCCGCCGTCTTCTGTGGAAGGTGTTAACGGGTCGCAATCAAACGGTTGCTGCGCAGAGAGTAGTCATCAATTCAACGAGGGTGCGGACTGA
- a CDS encoding carbohydrate kinase family protein has product MRATGGGYVVAVGDYCVDLILTGDVRPRFGQAEQILDDGSLEIGGSAGIFTSQMAKLGARVKALGVVGDDPFGKMVMDALSGSGVDVSLLKFHDTLKTGIGIALSEPDDRAILTYLGTIDAMRPDDLDETMLRLCRHFHLCSYYLLDAMRPSWREWLALCRDRGITTSFDTNWDPANQWTGVDELLINVDVFLPNDREALAISRQRNVDDAGEMLAQYGSLVVIKRGAEGASAFHRGKRWDIAPNAELGLPSRVVDTTGAGDNFDAGFLCGWLTGWDILSCMELGHRCAVGSLEQRGGVRGQRIERIAEFQLAEERL; this is encoded by the coding sequence ATGCGAGCCACAGGCGGGGGTTATGTAGTCGCGGTCGGAGACTATTGCGTGGATCTGATCCTTACAGGCGACGTGCGCCCTCGTTTTGGCCAGGCAGAACAGATTCTGGATGACGGCTCGCTCGAGATCGGAGGGTCGGCAGGTATTTTCACCAGTCAGATGGCGAAGCTGGGCGCGCGTGTCAAGGCTTTGGGCGTAGTTGGCGATGATCCCTTCGGCAAGATGGTCATGGATGCGTTATCGGGAAGCGGAGTGGATGTTTCCTTGTTGAAGTTTCACGACACCTTGAAAACGGGCATCGGTATAGCGCTCTCAGAACCCGACGATCGCGCGATTCTCACATACTTGGGAACCATCGACGCGATGCGTCCGGACGATCTGGATGAAACGATGCTGCGGCTCTGTCGCCATTTTCATTTATGCAGCTACTACCTGCTGGACGCAATGCGTCCTTCTTGGCGGGAATGGCTGGCCTTGTGCCGCGATCGGGGAATCACTACATCGTTTGACACGAATTGGGACCCCGCGAACCAGTGGACGGGCGTCGATGAGCTTCTGATCAATGTCGATGTCTTTCTTCCCAACGATCGCGAAGCGCTTGCAATATCACGCCAGAGAAACGTCGACGATGCAGGCGAGATGCTTGCGCAGTATGGATCGTTGGTCGTCATTAAACGAGGGGCCGAAGGAGCGAGCGCATTTCACCGCGGAAAGAGATGGGATATCGCTCCGAATGCCGAACTGGGACTTCCGTCTCGGGTCGTAGATACGACTGGCGCGGGAGACAACTTCGACGCCGGCTTTCTCTGCGGATGGCTGACCGGTTGGGACATCCTCAGTTGCATGGAGCTCGGTCATCGATGCGCGGTGGGCAGTCTTGAGCAACGCGGTGGAGTACGCGGCCAGCGTATCGAGCGCATTGCGGAATTTCAGCTCGCTGAGGAAAGGCTATGA
- a CDS encoding SIS domain-containing protein, with protein MTRVLADILKEPAQLSASLAHAVSIGAVDMKRAASLLRAARSVLIVGIGASWHAGMAMQAILHGYGVSAVLMDASELFYFGEVSKGAVVVMLSRSGRSIEIIRLLEKCKNQSVVIVAITNNPESSLALEADVSLYTSTDFDHSVSISTYSAIALTAALLALNTAGQPVESLAGELRLAIHQTANSIEGWRAIIKTCGWLDGNAPTYFLARGTSLASAHEARLLWEETAKAPATALTTGGFRHGPQEIVREGLRVAMWIDAERLRVQDLTLAADLERLGAHVLLIGQDLDSTAPQCVIKLPSVPAALQFAIDIIPAQIAAESLAELRGEDCDNFRLCSYIVEDEGGLGDLEESPAAAGEQNR; from the coding sequence ATGACCAGGGTACTTGCCGATATCTTGAAGGAACCCGCGCAATTGTCGGCGTCACTTGCTCATGCGGTGTCGATCGGCGCGGTCGACATGAAGCGCGCGGCGTCTTTGTTGCGCGCCGCACGTTCAGTGCTCATTGTGGGCATTGGCGCCAGTTGGCATGCAGGCATGGCGATGCAGGCCATTTTACACGGGTACGGCGTCTCAGCGGTGCTCATGGACGCCTCGGAGCTTTTCTATTTTGGGGAGGTGTCGAAGGGCGCAGTTGTTGTGATGTTGTCAAGAAGCGGCCGAAGTATCGAGATCATCCGGCTGTTGGAGAAATGTAAAAACCAGAGCGTCGTAATCGTAGCGATCACCAATAATCCGGAGAGTTCGTTGGCATTGGAGGCCGACGTTTCCCTCTACACCAGTACCGATTTCGATCACAGCGTGTCGATCTCCACCTACTCGGCGATCGCGCTGACGGCGGCGCTCCTGGCGCTGAACACGGCGGGCCAACCCGTCGAATCCCTGGCCGGCGAGCTGCGGTTGGCCATCCATCAGACGGCGAACTCCATTGAGGGCTGGCGAGCCATTATCAAGACCTGCGGATGGCTCGATGGTAATGCCCCCACATATTTTCTTGCGAGAGGAACTAGCCTTGCCTCGGCTCACGAGGCAAGGCTTCTATGGGAGGAGACCGCCAAAGCGCCCGCAACTGCACTGACGACCGGCGGCTTCCGCCACGGTCCACAGGAGATCGTCAGGGAAGGGTTGCGCGTCGCCATGTGGATCGACGCCGAACGGTTGCGCGTGCAGGATCTCACCTTGGCGGCGGATCTGGAGAGACTCGGCGCACACGTGCTGCTGATTGGCCAGGATCTGGACTCCACCGCACCGCAATGCGTCATCAAGTTGCCCTCTGTGCCTGCGGCCCTGCAATTTGCCATCGACATCATTCCTGCCCAGATCGCGGCGGAGAGCCTCGCGGAGCTTCGCGGCGAGGACTGCGACAACTTCCGCCTCTGTTCTTACATTGTCGAGGACGAGGGGGGCCTAGGTGACTTAGAAGAGTCGCCCGCGGCAGCCGGGGAGCAGAACCGATGA
- a CDS encoding DMT family transporter, translated as MRFPRWLLWSLAVPLLWGLWGALTEIPEKWLDPPFPPTLGYAVWSLTMLPFCFIALSKIGWRLTPSARAIGYGCAVGFSGAAGQLLLFWVLRDGPAYLIFPIICLSPAVTIVLSFVLLKERTYPMALTGILLSLPAILLLAIQEPTTASAHGYFWLVLTIAIFLMWGLQAYFMKSSANAISSEELFFYMTVTGIALSPFAIAMNGGFQGSSIKGVGWTAIIQTLNAAGCLLFVYAVREGKAIIVVPTVNGLFPLVTIVVSLLIYRKLPGGYNLAGILLALIAVLLMAFDEVRHTSDVRVESSTPNLPVKAVD; from the coding sequence ATGAGATTTCCTCGTTGGCTGCTTTGGTCCTTGGCCGTTCCCTTGCTTTGGGGACTATGGGGTGCGCTCACCGAGATTCCGGAGAAATGGCTAGATCCACCATTTCCGCCAACTCTGGGTTACGCTGTCTGGTCGTTGACGATGCTCCCTTTCTGCTTTATCGCGCTAAGCAAGATCGGGTGGAGACTGACGCCCTCCGCGCGCGCGATCGGATACGGGTGTGCCGTGGGCTTCTCCGGAGCGGCAGGACAGTTGCTTCTTTTTTGGGTGCTTAGAGACGGCCCGGCTTACCTCATCTTCCCGATCATCTGTCTCTCCCCAGCGGTGACGATCGTTCTCTCCTTCGTGCTTTTGAAAGAACGAACCTATCCGATGGCTCTGACCGGAATCCTTCTTTCATTGCCAGCGATTTTGCTCTTGGCCATCCAAGAGCCTACCACCGCTTCAGCGCACGGGTATTTCTGGCTGGTGCTGACGATCGCGATCTTCTTGATGTGGGGTCTGCAAGCATATTTCATGAAGTCTTCAGCCAACGCGATCAGCTCGGAGGAGCTGTTCTTCTACATGACCGTGACTGGTATCGCCCTCAGCCCCTTTGCAATCGCGATGAATGGCGGATTCCAAGGCAGCTCGATCAAAGGGGTCGGATGGACTGCGATCATCCAGACCCTGAATGCCGCTGGCTGTCTGTTGTTTGTTTACGCAGTACGTGAGGGGAAGGCCATCATCGTTGTTCCTACCGTGAACGGCCTCTTTCCACTGGTGACCATCGTAGTTTCTTTGCTTATCTATCGGAAATTGCCAGGCGGCTACAATCTCGCGGGAATCCTGCTGGCCCTTATAGCTGTTTTGCTGATGGCATTCGACGAGGTGAGGCACACGTCTGATGTTCGGGTTGAGTCTTCTACGCCAAATTTGCCTGTGAAGGCCGTGGATTAA
- a CDS encoding AraC family transcriptional regulator, with amino-acid sequence MLQSLSVEDVSRTIPHWESVHSVVESQIRADGFHDWPFIPSFPVDVRAFSFGEHRSVRPTWHDYYELLYVCSGEALYEVQDQQFQLRPLDLMIVSDSLYHRLSKVVAVPFKALVLYFMPDVLRADDNSGDHEFYLSSFRLQREGFPHMISGETGVPMQVLRLMVKIRNLLPAMDADAQLVVRTYLEMVLVLLMNHDKEQLSLSIPLNRNHRSLERMRPLFDFIEEKYRTAIPLSTASAIAGMSKPHFMRSFKRATGQSFDTYLNRFRIAKSQVLLATTNMAISAVGQEVGFADQSYFGLVFRRLVKVSPREYRNSVQAK; translated from the coding sequence ATGCTGCAATCCCTCTCGGTTGAGGACGTGAGCAGAACTATCCCTCATTGGGAAAGCGTTCATTCAGTTGTGGAGTCGCAGATCCGGGCTGACGGCTTTCATGACTGGCCGTTTATCCCCTCATTTCCCGTCGATGTACGCGCTTTCTCATTTGGGGAGCACCGCAGCGTTCGACCGACCTGGCACGATTACTACGAACTGCTCTACGTTTGTTCCGGCGAAGCGCTATACGAGGTACAGGACCAACAGTTCCAGCTCCGCCCTTTGGACTTGATGATCGTGAGCGATTCCCTTTATCACCGCTTGAGCAAGGTAGTGGCGGTGCCGTTTAAAGCCCTGGTTTTGTACTTTATGCCCGATGTGCTCCGCGCCGACGACAACTCAGGCGACCATGAATTCTATCTGAGCTCTTTCCGCCTGCAGCGGGAAGGTTTCCCCCATATGATCTCCGGGGAAACCGGAGTGCCGATGCAGGTACTGCGTCTGATGGTAAAGATCCGCAACCTGCTCCCGGCCATGGACGCCGACGCGCAACTAGTGGTGCGCACCTACCTTGAGATGGTTTTAGTGCTGCTGATGAATCACGACAAAGAGCAGCTCAGTCTCTCCATTCCGCTGAATCGAAACCACAGGAGCTTGGAGCGAATGCGGCCCCTCTTCGATTTCATCGAGGAGAAGTACCGGACCGCGATCCCACTCTCAACAGCGAGCGCGATCGCCGGCATGAGCAAACCGCACTTCATGCGGTCGTTCAAGCGGGCAACCGGACAGTCGTTCGACACGTATCTGAACCGTTTCCGCATCGCCAAGTCGCAGGTTCTACTAGCCACTACAAATATGGCCATCTCCGCAGTTGGCCAGGAAGTCGGCTTTGCGGACCAAAGTTACTTCGGTTTGGTCTTTCGCCGGTTAGTCAAGGTCTCTCCGCGCGAATACAGAAACAGTGTGCAGGCCAAGTGA
- a CDS encoding tetratricopeptide repeat protein yields MSFRTTGRLLLFLLVINRCAAASPRRTCGEKFTAGSPAQLTYVKCSIANTNWGEAGEQLRSYRALHPNSFEAALVDADLLIETHRLEDAQQVLDPLLQEHPQSIPVLTLYAELCEKLGQWADAEPWLQKATELAPNDPEVWKRLADLYVVKRPKDAVRCFQKAVALSPKDAIALAGLAAAYKLDEQPAEAKSAFARAMEVNRKAEPPSAIADYLYGQYLADEQQFKQSVRQYDLAIQEDPNLSDAYFARAQSLMGLREWARAKSDLERTIWVPGHELPSLSMMVRVCRELGETDKAKEWSQRLAKASQERDAQRVSGNEIAGQMQKATVSMAQQKFDEAAKVYERLVAAHPEAGHAWLQLGRCYTALGRPAEAENSFRKAIALDKTSSSARVLLGQALLREGRTADARLEFTTAREIEPLNPDASLGLAASRILDKQYSEAILILQTAQHRSPSSPELNLMLAEAFYKNNQYDAAVREVNQLLKSDPHNQAANQMLAAFAEQRSKDEN; encoded by the coding sequence ATGAGCTTTCGCACTACTGGCCGTCTGCTTCTGTTTCTGCTCGTGATTAATCGCTGTGCCGCAGCATCCCCCCGAAGAACCTGCGGCGAGAAGTTTACCGCCGGATCGCCAGCCCAACTCACCTATGTGAAGTGCAGCATTGCTAACACCAACTGGGGTGAGGCTGGGGAGCAACTTCGCTCTTATCGTGCTCTACATCCGAACTCTTTTGAGGCCGCTCTCGTCGATGCCGACCTGCTGATCGAGACCCATCGGCTCGAGGACGCGCAGCAGGTGCTCGATCCGCTACTGCAAGAGCATCCTCAATCGATTCCGGTTTTGACCCTCTACGCCGAGCTCTGCGAGAAACTCGGACAATGGGCCGACGCCGAGCCGTGGCTGCAGAAGGCGACCGAACTGGCCCCGAATGATCCCGAGGTTTGGAAGCGCCTCGCCGATTTGTATGTTGTCAAGCGCCCAAAAGACGCGGTCCGCTGTTTTCAAAAGGCAGTCGCTCTCTCTCCTAAGGATGCGATTGCGCTGGCTGGCCTTGCCGCCGCTTACAAACTCGACGAGCAGCCGGCTGAGGCTAAGAGCGCCTTTGCTCGTGCGATGGAGGTGAACCGCAAAGCCGAACCGCCCAGCGCCATTGCCGACTATCTCTACGGCCAATATCTTGCCGATGAGCAGCAATTCAAGCAAAGCGTTCGACAATATGACCTAGCGATTCAGGAAGATCCAAATCTTTCCGATGCATATTTTGCGCGCGCGCAGTCGCTAATGGGACTGCGCGAATGGGCGCGGGCAAAGAGCGATCTGGAGCGGACCATCTGGGTTCCCGGTCATGAGCTTCCATCGCTCTCGATGATGGTTCGCGTTTGCCGGGAATTGGGAGAGACCGACAAAGCGAAGGAGTGGTCGCAGCGCCTCGCCAAAGCCTCTCAGGAACGCGACGCTCAACGGGTCTCCGGCAATGAGATAGCCGGGCAGATGCAGAAGGCCACAGTCTCCATGGCGCAGCAGAAATTCGATGAGGCCGCCAAGGTCTACGAGCGGTTGGTCGCTGCTCATCCCGAGGCGGGTCACGCATGGCTGCAACTGGGCCGGTGTTACACGGCCCTTGGTAGACCCGCCGAGGCTGAAAACTCCTTCCGCAAAGCCATTGCCCTCGATAAAACCTCCTCGAGTGCCCGCGTTCTTTTGGGCCAAGCCCTGCTTCGTGAGGGTCGGACCGCCGACGCCCGCTTGGAATTCACTACGGCCCGGGAGATCGAGCCATTAAATCCCGACGCCAGTTTAGGATTGGCTGCGAGTCGCATTTTAGACAAGCAATATTCGGAGGCGATTCTGATATTGCAAACGGCGCAGCATCGAAGTCCCTCCAGCCCGGAATTGAATCTGATGCTGGCCGAGGCCTTTTACAAGAACAATCAATATGACGCGGCGGTGCGCGAAGTGAACCAACTACTCAAGTCCGATCCCCACAACCAGGCCGCAAATCAGATGCTGGCAGCCTTTGCTGAGCAGCGATCCAAGGACGAAAACTGA
- a CDS encoding MGH1-like glycoside hydrolase domain-containing protein → MHDGPIYDNKSGHLVIADVGLISEYAADCDALAVIAKILGRSAEQKELEDRAEVYRKSLQSLWDEKAGIFLNKD, encoded by the coding sequence ATGCACGACGGTCCAATCTACGACAACAAAAGCGGCCACCTGGTGATCGCCGATGTGGGCTTGATAAGTGAGTATGCCGCCGACTGCGATGCGCTAGCAGTAATTGCCAAGATCCTCGGAAGGTCAGCGGAACAAAAGGAACTGGAGGACCGCGCAGAAGTCTACCGGAAATCGCTTCAATCCTTATGGGATGAGAAAGCCGGAATCTTTCTCAACAAAGACTGA
- a CDS encoding MFS transporter: MAKLEQIRNAQVVTIADSSDRSIKTRGAGALLGLVYLISFFCGLAQSFEGVFLPEFKEYFHLSYQQQMYIVFAKNLPFVAALAVGWLVRRKGYKNTLAVAMFLYAAGTLLLVPGLRTEKYWMVLLGFMTIGGGFTFQMVAANPLMSALGLAEGASSRLNFGNALGAVAQIIAPATLTVIIPVSAVLAREKMTYIEQLFLSLGIALIAVAAAVVIFPDVTVSQVGPNAASIRSQTCHQSIWSRRKAIWDFIVIFLLLGVEASLFSLFRNYLESPDVAALSAHSSQRLFTAFFGLFALGRLTASWIQRHIRPIFQMNAHLLASAFCVMALVFAKGATAISVFLALGFLVSIFFPTFYGMSIERAGDLAPQASGLLTVGFLGCAIVPVVQGGLADMIGLRHSFWLCAGVYLLIVVYVSRMHTREKSSASADAHAIFVRN, encoded by the coding sequence ATGGCTAAGCTAGAACAGATTCGCAACGCCCAGGTTGTCACGATCGCTGACAGCTCAGATCGGAGCATTAAAACACGCGGGGCCGGCGCGCTATTGGGGTTGGTATATCTCATCTCTTTTTTTTGCGGGCTGGCGCAGAGCTTTGAGGGAGTCTTCCTTCCCGAGTTCAAAGAGTATTTTCATCTCTCTTACCAGCAACAGATGTATATCGTTTTCGCGAAAAATCTTCCATTTGTGGCCGCGCTAGCGGTGGGGTGGTTAGTTCGCCGCAAAGGCTATAAGAACACTCTCGCCGTTGCCATGTTTCTCTACGCGGCCGGAACGCTGTTGCTCGTGCCTGGCTTGCGGACGGAAAAGTACTGGATGGTCTTGTTGGGATTTATGACTATCGGTGGTGGCTTTACCTTTCAGATGGTGGCCGCTAATCCCCTGATGAGTGCTCTCGGACTGGCAGAAGGCGCGTCGAGCCGTCTTAATTTCGGCAACGCTCTGGGGGCGGTTGCCCAAATCATTGCGCCCGCAACTCTAACTGTCATCATTCCCGTTTCCGCAGTATTGGCTCGCGAGAAGATGACCTACATCGAGCAGTTGTTCCTGTCGCTCGGTATAGCCTTGATTGCTGTGGCGGCTGCGGTGGTCATCTTTCCCGATGTCACCGTCTCGCAAGTCGGGCCTAACGCAGCTTCAATCCGCAGTCAAACTTGCCATCAATCCATCTGGAGTCGCCGAAAAGCGATCTGGGACTTTATCGTCATCTTCTTACTGTTGGGAGTTGAAGCCTCACTCTTTTCTCTGTTCAGAAACTATCTTGAATCTCCGGATGTTGCGGCCCTGTCGGCACACTCGTCCCAGCGCCTTTTCACGGCATTTTTCGGCCTTTTTGCTTTGGGTAGATTGACGGCTTCATGGATTCAGCGGCACATCCGTCCCATCTTTCAGATGAACGCACATCTTTTGGCCTCGGCCTTCTGCGTCATGGCGCTGGTCTTCGCGAAGGGTGCGACAGCAATATCTGTCTTCCTGGCGCTCGGATTTCTAGTATCTATTTTTTTTCCAACATTTTACGGGATGAGTATCGAGAGGGCCGGGGACCTCGCTCCGCAGGCCTCAGGCTTGCTTACGGTCGGCTTTCTGGGTTGCGCCATCGTTCCCGTCGTTCAGGGGGGACTCGCTGACATGATCGGACTTCGCCATTCATTCTGGCTATGCGCTGGAGTCTATTTGCTAATCGTGGTTTATGTATCGCGTATGCACACACGGGAAAAATCGTCAGCGTCCGCTGACGCACACGCTATCTTCGTCAGAAACTAA
- a CDS encoding glycoside hydrolase family 140 protein, whose protein sequence is MTVNAAALGGESKRDVSTERSLYDLKVSPNHHFLIHPDGTPFFYLGDTAWELFHRLTLEESERYLEDRRSKDFNVIQAVVLAEPDGLNVPNADGERPLIDNDPTKPNEAYFNHVDAVVDMAAKKGLYIGMLPTWGDKVVKAWGTGPVIFNADNARAYGRYLGSRYQDRWNIIWTLGGDRDPAGHEQVFRAMAEGLREGDGGRHLMTYHPPGERSSSEWFDRDDWLDFNMEQSGHGHKDGANYKMIEADYALTPLKPVIDGEPRYEDHPVAWKPEQFGWFDDYDVRQAAYWAVFAGAAGHTYGCNDIWQFKTPTREPISLARGEWTSSLNLRGAGQMRYLRGLLESRPYLSRVPDQSLLSAPQSDGADHMQATRGDGYALVYFPSGKPASIALDGIAKGPVRAAWYDPRTGAAHEIAVMDGIGHRTFTPPGLPGRGNDWVLVLDAVAKHFGALGESTAQK, encoded by the coding sequence ATGACTGTAAACGCCGCGGCATTGGGTGGGGAGAGCAAGAGAGACGTGTCGACCGAACGATCACTTTACGATTTGAAAGTTTCACCCAATCATCATTTCTTAATTCACCCGGACGGAACTCCGTTCTTCTATTTGGGAGACACCGCGTGGGAGCTTTTTCACCGGTTGACACTTGAGGAATCGGAGCGCTATCTCGAAGACCGCCGAAGCAAAGATTTCAATGTGATTCAAGCGGTCGTGCTCGCGGAACCGGACGGTCTGAACGTGCCGAATGCAGACGGCGAGCGGCCCCTGATTGACAACGATCCGACAAAACCCAACGAAGCGTACTTCAACCACGTGGATGCCGTTGTGGATATGGCCGCAAAAAAGGGCCTCTATATCGGGATGCTTCCGACGTGGGGAGACAAGGTTGTCAAAGCATGGGGCACCGGGCCGGTCATCTTCAATGCGGACAATGCGCGCGCCTATGGGCGTTATCTCGGAAGCCGTTATCAGGATCGCTGGAACATCATTTGGACACTGGGTGGCGACCGAGATCCCGCAGGGCATGAACAGGTCTTTCGCGCAATGGCGGAAGGGCTCAGGGAAGGCGATGGGGGTCGGCATCTCATGACCTATCACCCGCCCGGGGAGCGCAGCTCTTCCGAATGGTTTGACCGCGACGATTGGCTTGACTTTAATATGGAACAGAGCGGCCACGGCCACAAGGACGGGGCCAATTACAAGATGATTGAAGCAGATTATGCGCTCACGCCTCTGAAGCCAGTGATCGACGGCGAGCCTCGTTATGAAGACCATCCCGTCGCGTGGAAGCCGGAACAATTCGGATGGTTTGATGACTACGATGTTCGCCAAGCAGCGTATTGGGCGGTCTTCGCAGGGGCGGCGGGCCACACCTACGGTTGCAACGACATCTGGCAGTTCAAGACGCCGACGCGGGAGCCGATCAGCCTCGCTCGAGGCGAATGGACCTCAAGCCTCAACCTTCGGGGGGCAGGCCAAATGAGATATTTGCGCGGGCTCTTGGAATCGAGGCCATATTTATCTAGAGTGCCTGATCAGTCGCTGTTGTCTGCTCCGCAGAGCGATGGTGCCGATCATATGCAGGCCACGCGCGGAGATGGATACGCCCTAGTCTATTTCCCCAGCGGAAAACCGGCCAGCATCGCCCTCGACGGCATCGCAAAGGGCCCGGTGCGGGCAGCCTGGTACGATCCTCGCACCGGCGCCGCTCATGAGATAGCTGTGATGGACGGCATAGGACATCGGACTTTCACTCCGCCGGGTTTGCCCGGACGCGGAAATGACTGGGTGCTCGTTCTCGATGCTGTGGCCAAGCACTTCGGGGCTCTCGGAGAGTCCACCGCTCAGAAGTAG